A single genomic interval of Musa acuminata AAA Group cultivar baxijiao chromosome BXJ3-4, Cavendish_Baxijiao_AAA, whole genome shotgun sequence harbors:
- the LOC135635033 gene encoding uncharacterized protein LOC135635033 isoform X2, with amino-acid sequence MWRSRWRNCRRGIRWLSSATSAAARGHLADEGDWSYVSEWWSDGGDTVFRSVSDHGNGVVSVVAYPSSRPPAEQLPAIERSIQQRTSDPSSLFLMQQPHCLAVPYLKSMVSTGLTALASSGYDLSGAVTGKRSMKILCVGHGGGSLPLFLASKIKGASVHIVEIDPVVVMASVQAMGFPASAVKETSDKLSFDQSSYADEVLWEHMHERLFLHRSDAEDFVLNSHDIYDLVFIDAYDGDDIFPHKLWDRQGPFLESLRSKVHPIHGTVVVNLHSDSEVLSMDMKDYSLCQSILPMSRYISQVRKAYEEHFGLAYFFSVPWLCNITLVACSGMGLGINGRELDKNLVLSALISKCYLVEFVLGLPFPCLPYIKRGFMSFD; translated from the exons ATGTGGAGGTCGCGGTGGAGGAATTGTAGGAGGGGAATCCGGTGGCTATCCTCCGCCACTTCTGCTGCCGCCCGTGGCCATCTGGCTGATGAGGGAGACTGGTCCTACGTCTCAGAATGGTGGAGCGACGGCGGCGATACCGTCTTTCGATCCGTCTCGGATCACGGAAACGGCGTCGTCTCCGTCGTCGCCTACCCTTCGTCCCGACCG CCTGCAGAGCAATTGCCTGCTATAGAAAGATCGATTCAACAAAG AACTTCAGACCCTTCATCGCTATTTCTGATGCAGCAGCCACATTGTTTGGCTGTACCAT ATCTAAAGAGCATGGTATCAACTGGTTTGACTGCATTGGCTTCTTCCGGTTATGATCTTTCTGGAGCAGTTACAGGGAAAAGAAGCATGAAGATATTATGTGTTGGCCATGGTGGTGGAAGTCTACCATTATTTTTGGCCAGTAAAATTAAAG GTGCTTCTGTCCACATTGTGGAGATAGATCCAGTTGTTGTCATGGCTTCTGTTCAGGCAATGGGCTTCCCTGCCTCTGCTGTAAAAGAAACATCAGATAAGTTATCCTTTGATCAATCTTCTTATGCAGACGAAGTATTGTGGGAACACATGCATGAGCGGCTGTTCCTTCACAGATCAGATGCAGAGGACTTTGTACTCAACAGCCATGACATCTATGATTTGGTGTTCATTGATGCTTATGATGGTGATGATATTTTTCCACACAAGCTGTGGGATCGACAAGGGCCATTCCTTGAATCTCTTCGAAGCAAAGTTCATCCAATCCATGGTACTGTTGTCGTCAATCTCCATTCTGATTCTGAAGTGTTGAGCATGGATATGAAGGATTACTCTCTGTGCCAAAGCATACTGCCCATGAGTAGGTATATTTCACAGGTCCGCAAGGCTTATGAGGAGCATTTCGGCTTAGCATATTTTTTTTCAGTTCCTTGGCTATGTAATATTACTCTTGTTGCATGCAGTGGGATGGGTTTAGGCATTAATGGCAGAGAATTAGACAAAAATCTCGTTCTAAGTGCTCTTATTTCCAAATGCTATCTGGTAGAGTTCGTCCTGGGCTTGCCATTTCCTTGTTTACCATACATTAAGAGAGGATTTATGTCATTTGACTAA
- the LOC135636419 gene encoding ammonium transporter 1 member 2-like, which produces MACDASQLAPLLGNATDAADYICNQFVDAGYAIDNTYLLFSAYLVFAMQLGFAMLCAGSVRAKNTMNIMLTNVLDAAAGGIFYYLFGFAFAFGTPSNGFIGKQFFGLEEVPQAGFDYSNFLFQWAFAIAAAGITSGSIAERTQFSSYLMFSSFLTGFVYPVLSHWYWSGDGWASAGRNLGESLLFKSGVIDFAGSGVVHMVGGIAGFWGAFIEGPRIGRFDHEGRTVALRGHSASLVVLGSFLLWFGWFGFNPGSFVTIFKSYGPSGSINGQWSAVGRTAVTTTLAGCAAALTTLFGKRLQTGHWNVVDVCNGLLGGFAAITSGCAVVDPWAAIVCGFVSAWVLIGLNTLAAKLKYDDPLEAAQLHAGCGAWGILFTALFAKEKYVNEAYPGRPGRPYGLFMGGGGRLLGAHIIAILINIGWVSCTMGPLFFILHKLGLLRISREDELKGMDLTRHGGFAYVYHDEDPGHHQLASFQLKSAAARVDPSTPPQAAEPNDA; this is translated from the exons ATGGCTTGCGACGCATCACAACTGGCTCCGCTCCTCGGCAACGCCACTGACGCTGCCGATTACATCTGCAACCAGTTCGTCGATGCCGGCTACGCCATCGACAACACCTACCTGCTGTTCTCGGCTTACCTCGTGTTCGCCATGCAGCTTGGCTTCGCGATGCTCTGCGCCGGGTCGGTGCGTGCCAAGAACACCATGAACATCATGCTCACCAATGTACTCGATGCGGCGGCGGGTGGGATCTTCTACTACCTCTTCGGCTTCGCCTTCGCGTTCGGTACCCCGTCGAACGGCTTCATCGGTAAGCAGTTCTTCGGGCTCGAGGAGGTGCCTCAGGCTGGGTTCGACTACTCCAACTTCCTCTTTCAGTGGGCCttcgccatcgccgccgccggcATCACCTCCGGATCCATCGCTGAGCGAACACAGTTCAGCTCCTACCTTATGTTTTCCTCCTTCCTCACGGGTTTCGTCTACCCCGTCCTCTCCCACTG GTACTGGTCTGGTGATGGATGGGCATCGGCCGGCCGAAATCTCGGTGAGTCGCTCCTTTTCAAGTCCGGGGTGATCGACTTCGCAGGGTCCGGCGTGGTGCACATGGTGGGGGGGATCGCTGGCTTCTGGGGCGCGTTCATCGAGGGCCCCCGCATCGGGCGGTTCGACCACGAAGGCCGCACCGTGGCCCTGCGCGGCCACTCCGCCTCCCTGGTCGTGCTCGGCTCCTTCCTCCTGTGGTTCGGGTGGTTCGGGTTCAACCCCGGGTCCTTCGTCACCATCTTCAAGTCCTACGGCCCCAGCGGGAGCATCAACGGCCAGTGGTCCGCCGTCGGCCGCACCGCCGTCACCACCACCCTCGCCGGCTGCGCAGCGGCGCTGACCACCCTCTTCGGCAAGCGCCTCCAGACGGGCCACTGGAACGTGGTCGACGTCTGCAACGGTCTACTCGGCGGCTTCGCGGCCATCACCTCCGGGTGCGCCGTCGTCGACCCCTGGGCCGCCATCGTTTGCGGCTTCGTCTCCGCCTGGGTACTCATCGGGCTCAACACGCTAGCCGCCAAGCTCAAGTACGACGACCCCCTCGAGGCGGCGCAACTCCACGCCGGCTGCGGCGCCTGGGGGATCCTCTTCACCGCCCTCTTCGCCAAGGAGAAGTACGTGAACGAGGCGTACCCAGGGCGCCCCGGCCGGCCTTACGGCCTCTTCATGGGAGGGGGCGGCAGGCTGCTTGGTGCGCACATCATCGCCATACTGATCAACATCGGATGGGTCAGCTGCACCATGGGGCCACTCTTCTTCATCCTCCACAAGCTTGGTTTGCTCCGCATCTCGCGCGAGGACGAGCTCAAGGGCATGGACCTCACCCGGCACGGCGGCTTCGCCTACGTCTACCACGACGAAGACCCCGGCCACCATCAGCTCGCCAGCTTCCAGCTCAAGTCCGCCGCCGCCCGGGTGGATCCCTCTACACCCCCGCAGGCCGCCGAACCGAACGATGCGTAG
- the LOC135635033 gene encoding uncharacterized protein LOC135635033 isoform X1: MWRSRWRNCRRGIRWLSSATSAAARGHLADEGDWSYVSEWWSDGGDTVFRSVSDHGNGVVSVVAYPSSRPPAEQLPAIERSIQQRYEKLHPESEHDGRLKILGYQWRVLHFNENTRQSTAKIMTAYRTSDPSSLFLMQQPHCLAVPYLKSMVSTGLTALASSGYDLSGAVTGKRSMKILCVGHGGGSLPLFLASKIKGASVHIVEIDPVVVMASVQAMGFPASAVKETSDKLSFDQSSYADEVLWEHMHERLFLHRSDAEDFVLNSHDIYDLVFIDAYDGDDIFPHKLWDRQGPFLESLRSKVHPIHGTVVVNLHSDSEVLSMDMKDYSLCQSILPMSRYISQVRKAYEEHFGLAYFFSVPWLCNITLVACSGMGLGINGRELDKNLVLSALISKCYLVEFVLGLPFPCLPYIKRGFMSFD; encoded by the exons ATGTGGAGGTCGCGGTGGAGGAATTGTAGGAGGGGAATCCGGTGGCTATCCTCCGCCACTTCTGCTGCCGCCCGTGGCCATCTGGCTGATGAGGGAGACTGGTCCTACGTCTCAGAATGGTGGAGCGACGGCGGCGATACCGTCTTTCGATCCGTCTCGGATCACGGAAACGGCGTCGTCTCCGTCGTCGCCTACCCTTCGTCCCGACCG CCTGCAGAGCAATTGCCTGCTATAGAAAGATCGATTCAACAAAGGTATGAGAAACTCCATCCAGAATCCGAACATGATGGAAGGCTTAAGATTCTTGGTTATCAGTGGCGTGTACTTCATTTTAATGAGAATACTCGCCAAAGCACAGCTAAAATTATGACCGCTTACAGAACTTCAGACCCTTCATCGCTATTTCTGATGCAGCAGCCACATTGTTTGGCTGTACCAT ATCTAAAGAGCATGGTATCAACTGGTTTGACTGCATTGGCTTCTTCCGGTTATGATCTTTCTGGAGCAGTTACAGGGAAAAGAAGCATGAAGATATTATGTGTTGGCCATGGTGGTGGAAGTCTACCATTATTTTTGGCCAGTAAAATTAAAG GTGCTTCTGTCCACATTGTGGAGATAGATCCAGTTGTTGTCATGGCTTCTGTTCAGGCAATGGGCTTCCCTGCCTCTGCTGTAAAAGAAACATCAGATAAGTTATCCTTTGATCAATCTTCTTATGCAGACGAAGTATTGTGGGAACACATGCATGAGCGGCTGTTCCTTCACAGATCAGATGCAGAGGACTTTGTACTCAACAGCCATGACATCTATGATTTGGTGTTCATTGATGCTTATGATGGTGATGATATTTTTCCACACAAGCTGTGGGATCGACAAGGGCCATTCCTTGAATCTCTTCGAAGCAAAGTTCATCCAATCCATGGTACTGTTGTCGTCAATCTCCATTCTGATTCTGAAGTGTTGAGCATGGATATGAAGGATTACTCTCTGTGCCAAAGCATACTGCCCATGAGTAGGTATATTTCACAGGTCCGCAAGGCTTATGAGGAGCATTTCGGCTTAGCATATTTTTTTTCAGTTCCTTGGCTATGTAATATTACTCTTGTTGCATGCAGTGGGATGGGTTTAGGCATTAATGGCAGAGAATTAGACAAAAATCTCGTTCTAAGTGCTCTTATTTCCAAATGCTATCTGGTAGAGTTCGTCCTGGGCTTGCCATTTCCTTGTTTACCATACATTAAGAGAGGATTTATGTCATTTGACTAA